The Streptomyces sp. CC0208 genome window below encodes:
- a CDS encoding TerD family protein: MTHAMLKGSNVPLEATTVRAVLRWAPGQGVPVVDASALLLGPDGRVRSDEDFVFYNQPRHPSGKVWLLGKKRVAEGPTDTIQTDLAGVEPDVSQILLVASTDDTSAEDATFGRVRGLCILLYDASVADGEPLVSFDIKPETGRETALICGELYRRGEGWKFRALGEGYVEGLQGLATDYGIVVDESDSAQTPSQPEPTSFPLPPEQPAQSASSVPTQAAYGYPQSPTPATAPVAAASGYGYPHPVPAVPAGAEFRMPPQGPQFIGR, translated from the coding sequence ATGACGCACGCCATGCTGAAGGGGTCGAACGTCCCGCTGGAAGCCACCACGGTACGCGCCGTGCTGCGCTGGGCACCCGGGCAGGGGGTCCCGGTCGTCGACGCCTCGGCGCTGCTCCTCGGCCCCGACGGCCGTGTGCGGTCCGACGAGGACTTCGTCTTCTACAACCAGCCCCGGCACCCCTCCGGGAAGGTCTGGCTTCTCGGCAAGAAACGCGTCGCCGAGGGCCCCACCGACACGATCCAGACAGATCTCGCCGGTGTCGAGCCCGACGTCAGCCAGATTCTCCTCGTGGCCTCGACGGACGACACGTCCGCGGAGGACGCCACCTTCGGCCGGGTGCGGGGTCTGTGCATCCTGCTGTACGACGCCTCGGTCGCCGACGGCGAGCCGCTGGTCTCCTTCGACATCAAACCGGAGACGGGCAGGGAGACGGCCCTGATCTGCGGCGAGCTGTACCGCCGCGGCGAGGGCTGGAAGTTCCGCGCCCTGGGCGAGGGCTACGTGGAGGGTCTGCAGGGCCTGGCCACGGACTACGGCATCGTGGTGGACGAGTCCGACTCCGCACAGACCCCGTCCCAGCCCGAGCCCACGTCCTTCCCGCTTCCCCCGGAGCAGCCGGCCCAGTCGGCCTCCTCGGTCCCCACCCAGGCGGCCTACGGCTACCCCCAGTCGCCGACCCCGGCCACGGCCCCCGTGGCAGCGGCGTCCGGCTACGGCTACCCGCACCCGGTGCCCGCGGTCCCGGCGGGCGCGGAGTTCCGCATGCCTCCCCAGGGACCGCAGTTCATCGGGCGGTAG
- a CDS encoding HpcH/HpaI aldolase/citrate lyase family protein produces the protein MRHFGHIAPEVRQRLFHQEPCEFTADSPSRLLSAALGATLYSPATRPRLADDIVKQAGLGVVSMVLCLEDSIGDEDVVAGEENLVRQFTDLAERQGHLPLLFIRVRAPEQIPDLVRRLGPAVRLLSGFVLPKFTEERGIPFLEALSVAEAASGHRLFAMPVLESPELLYRETRVETLEGIARAVDKYRERVLALRLGVTDFCSSYGLRRAPDMTAWDVQIVASVIADVVNMLGRADGTGFTVTGPVWEYFRVQERMFKPQLRRSPFLEGQAEELREALIEHAMDGLLREITLDQANGLLGKTCIHPSHVLPVHALSVVSHEEFSDAQDILRPERGGGGVLRSQYTNKMNEVKPHRAWAERTLLRAEVFGVANEDIGFVELLAAGISG, from the coding sequence ATGCGTCATTTCGGGCACATCGCCCCGGAGGTGCGTCAGCGCCTCTTCCACCAGGAGCCCTGTGAGTTCACCGCGGACTCCCCGTCCCGGCTGCTCTCCGCGGCCCTGGGGGCCACGCTCTACAGTCCGGCCACGCGGCCGCGCCTCGCCGACGACATCGTCAAGCAGGCTGGGCTCGGCGTGGTCTCGATGGTGCTGTGCCTGGAAGACTCGATCGGTGACGAGGACGTCGTCGCGGGTGAGGAGAACCTCGTCCGGCAGTTCACGGACCTGGCGGAACGGCAGGGGCATCTCCCGCTGCTCTTCATCCGGGTCCGTGCCCCCGAGCAGATCCCCGATCTCGTACGCCGGCTCGGTCCCGCGGTCCGGCTGCTGTCCGGATTCGTGCTCCCGAAGTTCACCGAGGAGCGCGGCATCCCCTTCCTGGAGGCCCTCTCCGTCGCCGAGGCCGCGAGCGGGCACCGGCTGTTCGCGATGCCGGTGCTGGAGTCGCCGGAGCTGCTCTACCGGGAGACGCGCGTAGAGACCCTGGAGGGCATCGCCCGCGCGGTCGACAAGTACCGCGAGCGGGTCCTGGCCCTGCGCCTCGGCGTCACCGACTTCTGCTCCTCCTACGGCCTGCGCCGCGCCCCCGACATGACCGCCTGGGACGTCCAGATCGTCGCCTCCGTGATCGCCGACGTGGTGAACATGCTGGGCCGCGCCGACGGCACCGGGTTCACCGTGACCGGGCCGGTCTGGGAGTACTTCCGGGTCCAGGAGCGCATGTTCAAGCCGCAGCTGCGCCGCAGCCCCTTCCTGGAGGGCCAGGCCGAGGAACTGCGCGAGGCCCTCATCGAGCACGCCATGGACGGCCTGCTGCGCGAGATCACCCTCGACCAGGCCAACGGCCTGCTCGGCAAGACCTGCATCCACCCCTCCCATGTGCTGCCCGTGCACGCGCTGTCCGTGGTCAGCCACGAGGAGTTCAGCGACGCGCAGGACATCCTGCGCCCCGAGCGGGGCGGCGGCGGAGTGCTGAGGTCGCAGTACACGAACAAGATGAACGAAGTGAAGCCGCATCGCGCCTGGGCCGAGCGGACCCTGCTGCGCGCCGAGGTCTTCGGGGTGGCCAACGAGGACATCGGCTTCGTGGAGCTGCTCGCCGCCGGAATCTCCGGCTGA